The genomic DNA AGGCAATGATAGGAACGGCAAACCCTATAGACTTTGATTCTCCCTTAAAAGATATAATTTTTAATCTACAAATAAATGATAGGGAAAAAGAGTTTTTATTACTTACGGGCTGTATTGGCATATATCAGACATCAGGCTATAAACCCTCTGCTATTGAGATCAATGTTCAAGCTTCACCCGAAGAAAGCATGAAACCATGTTCCCAAGTTATAATTCAAATAATTGACCGAATATTCAGAGGTGAACACATTGATTTAATAACTGAACTATGCGATAGAATGCAAAAACATAATCAAATCATGCCTTATCATCTTTTAAATACAGCGCTTAATATAAAAAATGAAACAATAAAAAAAGCAATCGTCAAAATTATTGGTAAAAGAGGTTATTGGTTAAGCCAATTTAAAGACGAATGGAAATGGGTTTCTGACTATTTAGAAGAATTAACCGATTCTCTACCGTCAAATATAGAAGATATATTTGAAACTGAAGCATACCATAAAAAACGGTTAGGGCTATTCAAAAAAATACGTAAAATCAATCCATCTGATGCCCTTAAATTGATTGAAAAAACATGGTCGAATGAAAATGCTGAACGAAGAAAAGATTTTATCCAAATGTTTAATATTGATATTTCTGAAGAAGATGAGCCTTTTTTAGATAAAGCTTTATTTGATAGGAGCATATCAGTAAGAGAAGAAGCTTCAAAGGCTTTAACTAAAATAAGCAATTCAAGATTTTTAAAAGAAATAATAAATATATCGGATTCATTTACTGAATGCCAAGCAAGCATTAATCTTTTAATAAATCCGCCAGACAAATTTAAAAAAGAATGGGAAAATTATGGAATTCTTCAAAAAACTCAAGAAAAAATAGGACTCAGAGCATGGTGGTTAATTCAGTTTATTAGCTTTATACCACCTAAACATTGGAATACACGTTTTGAAATTGATAAACAAAGCTTACTTAAAGCCGCTCTTAGTAACAATGAATGGGGTATGGGATTTATTGAAGGATTATCTAATGCTTGCTTATTGCATAATGATAAAGAATGGATAAGCGTTCTATGGGATTTTTGGTTTTCCTATATTCCACCAAAAAATAATTATCGAGAAATTAATGTTACAACAAATTTTATCGAAAAACTTTTTTCTAATATGTCAGTTCAAGATAAAAAAAACAGGGTATGGAAAATATTTGAAAAGAAAGACGTAAAGAGTAGTCGTTTTCATTGGTGTATAAACGATGATTCTGAGTTTTGTAAGGCGATTGCTGATGAATATATGCTTAAACTTCAAAATTACATTCGAAATTTCAATTTAAAAAAGAATGACGACTTCTATATCTGGATTGATACTATGGTGTTATTTGCTAAAAATCTTCCTTATGAGTATTTTGATAAGGCTTTAAAAATAAAGTTGTTTGATGAAAAAGCTCAATATTCTGATTATTTAAAAAATGAATTAAATAAATTTATTGAAATAATTCAACTTAGAAAATGTATTGTGGAGGAAATTAATGGCTAAAAAATCAAAAAATGTAGATTCGGTTAAAGAGGATTCCGTGAAAAATGATATACCATCTATATTAAGACAGCACGCTGAACAGCAATTTGAAGAAGAACTGAATGAACTGAGTAAAGTAGATGATCATAAAAAACCTCAAAACTGGAAGCTTTCTCCTTGGGCTGTAAAAACGTATATTATGGGAGGAAAAATCGCTAATGGTTTTGAAGTTACACCTAAATATATTGGCAATAATCGCATCATTGAGATTGCGATATCAACTCTTGCGACAGATAGAGCGCTTCTTCTTTATGGACTTCCTGGCACTGCAAAGTCATGGGTAAGTGAACATTTGGCGGCAGCTATTTCTGGAGACTCTACACTCATTGTTCAAGGAACTGCTGGAACAGACGAATCATCAATACGATATGGATGGAATTATGCTCGTCTTCTTGCTGAAGGTCCTTCAAGAGAAGCTTTAGTTGCAGGTTCAATCATGAGAGCAATGATACTTGGAAAAATTGGAAGAGTTGAAGAGCTTACCCGTATTCCAAGCGATGTTCAAGATGCTTTAATATCAATTCTTTCTGAAAAATCCATTTCAATATCAGAGCTTAACAGCGAGGCTCAAGCGCAAAAAGGATTTAATATTATAGCTACAGCAAACAACAGAGATAAAGGCGTTAACGATTTATCAAGCGCTTTAAGCCGACGTTTTAATACTGTTATTCTTCCACTTCCTGATACAATGGAAGAAGAAATCGAAATCGTAGAAAAAAGAGTTGGTGAATTAGGAAAAGCTTTAGATCTTCCAGCAGAAAAGCCGGCTTTAAAAGAAATCAAGCGTGTTGTAACAATTTTTAGGGAATTAAGAAACGGAGTTACACTTGATAATAAAACAAAGATTAAAACTCCATCCGGCGCACTTTCAACTGCAGAAGCTATATCTGTTATGAATAGCGGAATGGCTATGGCCGCTTATTTTGGCGACGGAGTTTTAACTGCAACAGACCTTGCTTCAGGAATTACTGGAAGCATAGTAAAAGATCCAGTGCAGGATAAAATTATTTGGCAGGAATATCTTCAGACTGTAATAAAAGAAAGAGACGATTGGAAAGATTTATATAGAGCTTGCCGCGAGGTATTGTAATATGACTGTGCATATATTTGGAATTAGACATCATGGGCCGGGCTGCACTAAGAGTTTAATGAGTTCTCTTAATACTCTTAAGCCAGATATAGTGCTTGTTGAAGGCCCTCCTGATGCTCAAGACATAATTAATATGATAAAATCTGATAAAATGGTTCCTCCTGTTGCCCTATTAATTTATCCAATTGATGCGCCCCAAAAAGCGGTTTATTATCCTTTTACTATTTTTTCTCCAGAATGGCAGGCTTTACACTACGCATTAGAAAAAGGAATAGCCGCTCGATTCATAGATTTACCCCAATATTTCAGGCTCGCAGAGCAGCAAGAAAATAAAGAAAATAATCAAGATACTTCAGAATTAGACGAATTAGATGAATCAAAAGAACTTCATGATGATCCAATAGGAATTATCGCAAAGGCCGTGGGTTATAAAGATGCGGAAATTTTTTGGGAATATCAGATTGAGCAGCGAAAAGACGTATCAGATCTTTTTGAAGCAATAGCTGAGCTTATGCAATCTTTAAGGGCTGAATATCCTACTTTTAGGAAAAAGGATGCCTTGCGTGAAGCTTATATGCGGGAAATGATTCGTGAAGCAGAAAAACAAAAATTTGAGCGAATAGCGGTAATATGCGGCGCATGGCACGTTCCGGCTTTAATGGATAGAGAAAATGAAAAAGAAGACAAGGCACTTTTAAAAAATCTTAAAAAAATTAAAGTTCAAGCTACATGGGTTCCATGGACAAACTCGCGTTTATCTTTTAAAAGTGGATATGGAGCTGGAGTATATTCGCCAGGATGGTATGAACACATCTTTAATGAACATGATAAAGCTCCAACAAAATGGGTAATTAAGGCTGCCAGACTTCTTCGCAAAAAAGATCTTGACGTTTCGTCAGCAAGCGTTATTGAAACTGTCCGCCTTGCAGAAGCTTTAGCTGCATTAAGAGAAATACCCATGCCCGGTATGGAAGAATTAAGAGACTCCATCCAAACTGTTCTTTGTCATGGCAATGTTTCGCCTATGCTTCTTATTAGTGAAGAACTTGAGATCGGCGAAAAAATGGGGCGAGTGCCTCCTGAAACTCCTGTTATTCCATTGCAAAAAGACCTTGAAAATGAACAACGCAGACTTCGCCTTACACCCACAACAGAAATAAAAAATTTAGACCTTGATCTTCGAAAAGATAAAGATAGGGAAAAAAGTTCATTGCTTCATCGTCTTAATATTCTTGGCGTTAAATGGGGAGAAATTTTAGATGTTCATGGCAAAAAAGGCACTTTCCATGAATTTTGGAAGCTTCAATGGGACGTTACCTATGTTGTGCTTTTAATTGACGCAAATATATGGGGAAACACAATTGAAACAGCAAGCAGTTCTTATGCTTGTCATACAGCTAAAGAATCTAATGAACTTTCGGTTTTAACGTCTATTCTTGATAAATGTATACTTGCTGAATTGCCAAAAGCCTTGCAGTTTACTCTTGAACAAATTCAAGAAAAAAGCGCTTTATCAAGTGATGTAAGGGGTATGATGGATTCATTGCCTTCTCTTGCTAAAATTGCCCGTTACGGCAATGTAAGAGGTACGGATATAAAAGAAATAATGAAGGTTTTCAACGGGCTTTTTGAGAGAATACTTATTGGGATTTTTCCGGCTTGCTATTCTTTAGATGATGAAGCTGCCCAGTCAATGATAAAAAGCATATCAAATGTTAACGAAAGCTTAAAAATTCTAAATACGCCCGATATAAACGAAGAATGGAATAAAGTTCTTATAAAACTCGAAGGTAATGATAATAATATTCATGGATTAGTGAGAGGCTTTTGCATAAGGCTTCTTTTGGAACAAAAATGTTTAACAGAAGAAGATTTAGAGAGAAAAGCTAACCTTAATATGTCGTTTGCCAATCCTATTTCTCAAGTTGTATCCTGGATTGAAGGTTTATTAAGTGGAAGCGGTCTTTTTTTAATTCATCAGGACGGATTTTGGTCAGTTATGAATTCTTGGATTACTGAACTTAATGGGGATATCTTCGCAAATATTCTTCCGATTTTAAGAAGAGCTTTTTCTAATTTTAGTCGTCCAGAGCGGCGAACTATGGGTGAAAAAATAAAACATATCCAAATAAGTTCCAAAAAAGCTAAAAAAGATATTCCAAAATCAGATTTTTTATCAATTGACAAAGATCGCGCGAATAAAGTATTAAATATTTTAACTCAAATATTGAAATAGCTTGATTACATCGTGTGGATCAGGAAATCATGATTGTTTTAGGAATTTATATAAGAAAAACTTTCTACGTTTATGGCGAATAATAAAATTTATTCTGATTCAATTAGGAGGTTAAAATGGAATTAAAATGGCAAGAAGATTTTAAAACTGGAAATGATGCGGTTGATTTTCAACATCGTTTCTTCATAGAACTTATTAATCGAATTGAAAATGATTTGCGAGAATCAAAAAATGACACTCATAAGCGTAACTTGCTCGTTGAATTAAAAAAATATGCGGAATTTCATTTTAGTTCTGAGGAAAATATAGCAATATCATATAACCTTCCAGGAGTCAGCTACCATCACGAACGTCATGTGGAACTTCTTGATGAATTGAATCGTCGAAAAGATAGCGTTTTTAATGATACGAAATCATTAAATGATTTTTTTCATTTTTTAATTGAATGGTTTATTGGGCATACATTTAATGAAGACCAAAAACTATTTAAGAAAATTTCAGCTCAATACTGATTCACCTATACCCAGAAAAAATTTTAATGAACTTTGACACTCGATTATCATGTTGAGTTAGATTTATTAAGCCTCAAGATACCTCCCTTTTTTAAAGGTTCTTGACGTCGCTTTCAAAAATAATTTTCCATACCACCATCCTTTGAACATATATTTTCCAAAAAATGTTATTATATCAAATGAATATCTTTTATAATTTTTCCGATAAATTAGTTTTCTTTCGGTATCAACAGGCGGGCGCAATCCGCTAATGTTCACGATATCCACTGCCCCCATTCCACGAAATGCGTCAAGGTCAGACTTGGGTGACCCCTTTTGTCCATCTGGAATCAGTCCTTTTTACCAAATAATATATTATTCAAAACTTCAGCCAATTGATCCTTTGTATATGGCTTTGGTACAACCCCACAGAATCCATAATATTCATAATTTCCCATTATTGGATCATTAGAATAACCGGAAGATACAACCGCCTTTACTTTTGGATCTATTTTCAACAACTCAGGAATAGTTTTGGCACCTCCCATGCCACCAGGGACAGTAAGATCCAGAATAACTAAATCAAATGGATTTTGATTATTATAACTTTCACGATATATTTCAATCGCCTGACTTCCATCTGTGGCAGACATTACCTCATACCCCATTTTGTGTAGCATTCTACTAACCATTTTCAAAATTGAATCTTGATCATCCATGATCAAAATTTTGCCTTGACCAGTGTGTTTATGTCCTTCTTTATTCGGTATATCATCAATGTCTTCTGAAGATGCGGGCAAATAGATATTGAAAACAGTTCCCTTTTCGATTTCTGAATATACAGTAATATGTCCACCATGCCTTTTAATAATAGAATAAGCCGTTGCTAATCCGAGACCACTTCCTTTTTGTTTAGTTGTGTAATAAGGTTCAAATATTTTTGGAAGATGTTTTTTTGAGATACCAATACCTTGGTCTTCAATAACGATTTTAATATATCGTCCAGCAGATAACGGGATGCCACTATCAGCTTCTATTTCTGTATTATCTGTTCGAATTGTGATTGTTCCTCCATTTGGCATAGCTTGAT from Desulfobacterales bacterium includes the following:
- a CDS encoding hemerythrin domain-containing protein codes for the protein MELKWQEDFKTGNDAVDFQHRFFIELINRIENDLRESKNDTHKRNLLVELKKYAEFHFSSEENIAISYNLPGVSYHHERHVELLDELNRRKDSVFNDTKSLNDFFHFLIEWFIGHTFNEDQKLFKKISAQY
- a CDS encoding AAA family ATPase, which codes for MAKKSKNVDSVKEDSVKNDIPSILRQHAEQQFEEELNELSKVDDHKKPQNWKLSPWAVKTYIMGGKIANGFEVTPKYIGNNRIIEIAISTLATDRALLLYGLPGTAKSWVSEHLAAAISGDSTLIVQGTAGTDESSIRYGWNYARLLAEGPSREALVAGSIMRAMILGKIGRVEELTRIPSDVQDALISILSEKSISISELNSEAQAQKGFNIIATANNRDKGVNDLSSALSRRFNTVILPLPDTMEEEIEIVEKRVGELGKALDLPAEKPALKEIKRVVTIFRELRNGVTLDNKTKIKTPSGALSTAEAISVMNSGMAMAAYFGDGVLTATDLASGITGSIVKDPVQDKIIWQEYLQTVIKERDDWKDLYRACREVL